The proteins below come from a single Nostoc sp. KVJ3 genomic window:
- a CDS encoding ABC transporter substrate-binding protein, protein MLTLLRNLSIFLITICLLFACHLWAPTEFKRPPLKVQFGSFVGEYPGIIAQEKGFFKAQGVDVEIIYKLYNKLEQAKFSAGNYDGISLSLGSIIILSTTNPDIQGVLVIDESTGADVVVAQPQIKTVADLKGKKLGANLGGFSEVFVTEMLKSANLTSDDVNLVKLEALEIPQGLKNNVIQAGHTWEPHLSQIIKLGGHIIFTSKQTPGLIIDMIVFRGDTVRDRPEDIRAFVRGWLQASAYWKANVQEGNTIISKALKIPSNTISLDGVNLTDLGENQNLFQSSNPNSIYKTAKIYEDFFIRAGNVTRIPELKTLFNSSFLKPAS, encoded by the coding sequence ATGTTGACACTACTTAGAAACCTTAGTATTTTTCTCATTACCATCTGTTTACTATTTGCTTGTCACCTTTGGGCACCGACCGAATTCAAACGTCCTCCCTTGAAAGTACAATTTGGATCTTTTGTTGGGGAGTATCCAGGTATCATTGCTCAAGAAAAAGGATTCTTCAAAGCCCAAGGTGTAGATGTGGAAATAATTTATAAACTATACAACAAATTGGAACAAGCAAAGTTCAGTGCAGGTAACTATGACGGTATTTCATTATCTTTAGGAAGTATTATCATATTGAGTACCACAAATCCAGATATACAAGGCGTGCTAGTTATAGATGAATCAACAGGAGCAGATGTAGTAGTCGCCCAACCACAAATTAAAACCGTCGCTGACTTGAAAGGCAAAAAATTAGGCGCAAATCTAGGCGGTTTTAGCGAAGTTTTCGTGACTGAGATGTTGAAAAGTGCCAACTTAACCAGCGATGATGTGAATTTGGTTAAATTAGAGGCTTTAGAAATTCCTCAAGGACTGAAAAATAATGTTATTCAAGCCGGACACACTTGGGAACCTCATCTTTCTCAAATTATTAAATTAGGAGGACATATCATATTTACCAGCAAACAAACTCCTGGCTTGATTATAGATATGATTGTTTTTCGCGGTGATACAGTCCGCGATCGCCCCGAAGACATTCGTGCATTTGTGCGAGGATGGCTGCAAGCCTCGGCCTACTGGAAAGCAAATGTTCAAGAAGGAAACACTATCATCAGCAAAGCGTTAAAAATTCCTAGCAATACAATCTCTCTGGATGGAGTAAACTTAACTGATTTAGGTGAAAATCAAAACTTATTTCAATCTAGCAACCCTAACTCCATCTACAAAACTGCCAAGATATATGAAGATTTTTTTATTCGCGCTGGAAACGTGACACGCATTCCTGAGCTAAAAACTTTGTTTAACTCTTCCTTCTTAAAACCTGCCTCCTAG
- a CDS encoding diguanylate cyclase domain-containing protein — protein MQHSLLGGIRTKLIACFLIVALIPLLLLAFINKQTTEKALTDNARQALSAAANETSNRIDAFIDANLNAVRVEALLPGLASYLSLTPKQRDDSPEMQLATETLIRLSRKDMLNIISYALLDLKGKNVLDTRTLNISKDESVQDYFNKPLQTELSFVSSMKRSLIIPDLVTLFFSSPVRNAKGDILGVLRVSYNATVVQQLVTRQTERAGEKSFAILLDENNIYLAHSTAPKLLFKSIVPLPLDVVNKLQREGRLRNYPVKELATNESKLKQALDNKNPYLIASLKGTGNQVNLIAIARLKYQPWSVLFAQPVAVALAPVEKQIRDAMFLFAFIASVVTIIAFAIGQLLTKPIIYLTNIVFLFTAGNLDIRAKISSKDEIGQLAKSFNNMALQLQTSFETLEHRVQERTAELVIAKEKAEDANQKLEQLVNLDGLTQVANRRCFDIRLQAEWKRLTREQQPLSLVLLDVDKFKAYNDYYGHLGGDDCLIRIAQTMQQTVHRPADLVARYGGEEFSVLLPNTDLAGAITVAQSIQQAIHNQAIPHAQSDIKDIITVSLGISSVIPTCDIKPHTLILSADQALYNAKLNGRDRYCTHTA, from the coding sequence ATGCAGCACTCTCTTTTGGGCGGCATCCGGACAAAGTTGATTGCTTGTTTTCTTATTGTTGCTTTGATTCCATTGCTGTTATTGGCATTTATCAACAAACAGACAACTGAAAAAGCACTAACTGACAACGCTAGACAAGCCCTATCTGCGGCGGCTAACGAAACCAGTAACAGAATAGATGCTTTTATTGATGCAAATCTCAATGCCGTGCGTGTAGAGGCACTTTTACCAGGTTTGGCATCCTACCTCAGCCTAACTCCAAAACAGCGAGATGACAGCCCCGAAATGCAATTGGCCACGGAAACATTAATCCGTCTCAGTCGCAAAGATATGCTGAATATTATCTCTTATGCTTTGCTCGACTTAAAGGGGAAAAATGTATTAGATACACGTACACTGAACATCAGCAAAGATGAATCAGTTCAAGATTATTTTAACAAACCACTGCAAACTGAGTTATCCTTTGTTTCTAGCATGAAGCGATCGCTAATAATTCCTGACCTTGTTACCCTGTTTTTTAGCAGTCCGGTTCGCAATGCTAAGGGAGATATATTAGGTGTATTGCGTGTTTCATACAATGCTACTGTTGTCCAGCAGTTAGTAACTCGACAAACTGAACGGGCTGGAGAAAAGTCATTTGCTATTCTTTTAGATGAAAATAATATTTATCTGGCACATAGTACTGCACCAAAACTACTTTTTAAATCAATTGTACCCCTGCCTTTAGATGTTGTAAATAAACTACAACGAGAAGGGCGTTTGCGTAATTATCCTGTTAAAGAATTGGCAACTAATGAGTCAAAACTTAAGCAAGCCTTGGATAATAAAAACCCGTATTTAATTGCATCTTTAAAAGGAACTGGTAATCAGGTTAATCTGATTGCGATCGCTCGTTTAAAATATCAACCTTGGTCAGTGTTGTTCGCGCAGCCCGTTGCTGTTGCCCTCGCACCTGTAGAAAAGCAAATTCGTGACGCAATGTTTCTATTTGCATTTATTGCTTCAGTAGTGACAATCATCGCTTTTGCTATTGGACAACTGCTAACAAAACCAATAATCTACCTTACCAATATAGTTTTCCTGTTTACCGCAGGTAACTTAGATATCCGCGCCAAAATCAGCTCAAAAGACGAAATAGGTCAATTGGCAAAATCGTTTAATAACATGGCACTTCAGTTACAAACATCTTTTGAAACTTTGGAACACAGGGTACAGGAGAGAACAGCAGAGTTAGTAATTGCTAAAGAAAAAGCAGAAGATGCAAATCAGAAACTAGAACAACTGGTAAATCTAGATGGTTTGACTCAGGTGGCTAACCGTCGCTGCTTCGATATCCGACTGCAAGCAGAATGGAAACGCCTCACACGAGAACAACAACCCCTATCACTGGTTTTATTGGATGTTGATAAATTCAAGGCTTACAACGACTACTATGGCCATCTGGGAGGCGATGATTGTCTAATCAGAATAGCGCAAACAATGCAACAGACAGTTCATCGTCCGGCTGATTTAGTAGCGCGTTATGGAGGAGAAGAATTTTCGGTACTCCTCCCCAATACTGACTTAGCGGGAGCGATCACAGTAGCACAAAGTATTCAACAAGCAATTCACAATCAAGCTATTCCTCATGCACAGTCTGATATCAAGGATATCATCACTGTTAGTTTGGGTATTAGTTCTGTTATACCCACTTGTGACATCAAGCCACATACACTTATCCTTTCCGCCGATCAAGCCCTGTACAATGCCAAACTTAATGGGCGCGATCGCTATTGTACTCATACAGCGTAG
- a CDS encoding GNAT family N-acetyltransferase codes for MVEQLKPRYSVLWTNKIAEVPQNAWNALAMPLKTPFLEWEWLNNIETSQSATAKTGWLPNHLTLWRDRTLIAAAPLYLKGHSSGEFVFDHQWAELADRIGVQYYPKLLGMTPFTPAEGYRFLIAPGEDEDEITAMMVHEIDTFCSKNRISGCHFLYVDPQWRHTLERHGFTTWLHHSYVWENAGFKTFDDYLKVFNANQRRNIKRERKTVEKAGLRLQPLTGDEIPQSLFPLMHQFYADTCDKFGWWGSKYLTQRFFEQLQADYRHRVLFFAAYSDEDNSHPLGMSFCLFKGDKLYGRYWGSFQEIDCLHFDACYYAPIEWAIANNIQIFDPGAGGRHKKRRGFPAMANHSLHRFYNNRLGQIIRPYIKEVNQLEQQEIEAINAELPFSEKNS; via the coding sequence ATGGTGGAACAACTTAAACCTCGCTATTCTGTCCTTTGGACAAACAAAATTGCTGAAGTACCCCAAAATGCCTGGAATGCTTTGGCAATGCCACTCAAAACGCCGTTTTTAGAATGGGAGTGGCTGAACAATATCGAAACCTCCCAGAGTGCTACAGCTAAAACTGGTTGGTTGCCAAATCACTTGACATTGTGGCGAGATAGAACGCTGATTGCGGCTGCGCCACTTTATCTCAAAGGACATAGTTCTGGTGAATTTGTTTTCGATCACCAATGGGCAGAGTTAGCCGATCGCATCGGAGTCCAATATTACCCCAAATTGCTGGGCATGACACCATTTACTCCTGCTGAGGGGTATCGGTTTTTAATCGCCCCAGGAGAAGATGAGGATGAAATCACGGCGATGATGGTGCATGAAATTGACACTTTTTGCTCCAAAAATCGGATTTCTGGGTGTCATTTTCTCTACGTAGATCCCCAATGGCGGCATACTCTGGAACGGCATGGCTTTACGACTTGGCTGCACCACAGCTATGTCTGGGAAAATGCTGGCTTTAAAACTTTTGATGACTACTTAAAGGTGTTTAACGCCAATCAGCGCCGCAATATCAAGCGGGAACGGAAAACTGTAGAAAAAGCAGGTTTGCGATTGCAACCACTGACTGGTGATGAAATTCCTCAGTCTTTATTTCCCTTGATGCATCAGTTCTATGCTGACACCTGTGATAAATTTGGCTGGTGGGGTAGCAAGTATCTCACACAACGTTTTTTTGAGCAGCTACAAGCCGATTATCGCCATCGAGTCTTGTTTTTTGCCGCATATAGCGACGAAGATAATTCTCATCCTTTAGGAATGTCCTTTTGTTTGTTTAAAGGTGACAAACTCTATGGACGCTATTGGGGAAGTTTCCAAGAAATAGATTGCTTACATTTTGATGCTTGCTATTATGCTCCCATTGAGTGGGCGATCGCTAACAATATCCAAATTTTTGACCCTGGCGCGGGTGGACGACACAAAAAACGGCGCGGTTTCCCGGCTATGGCTAATCACAGTCTGCACCGCTTTTACAATAATCGTTTAGGACAAATTATCCGTCCCTATATTAAAGAAGTGAATCAACTCGAACAGCAGGAGATTGAGGCCATTAATGCAGAGTTGCCCTTTAGCGAGAAAAATTCTTAA
- a CDS encoding RibD family protein, whose amino-acid sequence MLQHRPHTTVVLAMSVDGKIADFKRSPARFGSRVDKAHLEKQIAASDAVLFGASTLRAYGTTLTVSDPTLVELRAQGGKPPQPVHIVTTHSANLNPEINFFKQPVRRWLLTTVTGECLWKERLQTLSSTLGTGAREYAPEFEQILVFETSIREIDFPAALKHLATIDITRLVVLGGGELVASMLELDLIDELWLTVCPLILGGNTAPTPVEGKGFLADLAPKLQLIEVYTVDQEVFLHYHLQRPAD is encoded by the coding sequence ATGTTGCAACATCGTCCTCATACTACAGTTGTTTTAGCAATGAGTGTAGATGGCAAGATAGCAGATTTTAAGCGATCGCCTGCTCGGTTTGGCTCAAGGGTTGATAAAGCACACCTAGAAAAACAAATCGCTGCCTCTGATGCGGTTTTATTCGGTGCTTCTACTCTGAGAGCCTATGGAACAACACTTACTGTATCAGATCCAACTTTAGTAGAACTTCGGGCGCAAGGAGGAAAGCCCCCGCAGCCAGTTCATATAGTGACTACACACTCTGCAAACCTCAATCCGGAAATTAACTTTTTTAAGCAACCAGTTAGACGCTGGCTACTCACGACAGTAACGGGAGAATGTTTATGGAAAGAACGCTTGCAGACACTTTCCTCAACTCTGGGAACCGGAGCAAGGGAATATGCTCCAGAATTTGAGCAGATTCTGGTTTTTGAAACATCAATACGAGAAATTGACTTTCCCGCAGCTTTGAAACATCTAGCCACTATAGATATAACACGGTTGGTAGTCTTAGGTGGAGGTGAATTAGTCGCTTCCATGCTGGAGTTAGATTTAATTGATGAATTATGGCTAACTGTCTGTCCGTTAATTTTAGGTGGTAATACCGCACCCACACCCGTCGAAGGGAAGGGATTTTTAGCCGATTTAGCTCCCAAGTTGCAACTTATAGAAGTCTATACAGTTGATCAGGAAGTGTTTTTGCACTATCACCTACAACGACCAGCAGATTAG
- a CDS encoding ATP-binding protein has product MTNFRQSSFRRILVTRILLLFVPVLLVGELVALNKARSSILGTARQNLTESAISKGERIGDAIAILKANLLTVSKTTVIPASSPIKEQEILTQLKQQLPANIECIQLKNLLNQKVIASGCGDEPIGELIFPLPSDGIDVKPIFPPKAGITGKRNAQNQLQVVLSAPVSDSKNNSNYSLSIQSSLYQQTKNPPGSLTGAMVVIAEDGTILAHPFTDWVGTNINQHPNASQLKSIIKNAIGGRNDSINLSFTEGKELVAGYTAIANPLTQQQQQKWIVLAITSVDNALFGLQEIKLILIVLTVGLIGASLLASLYLAPYLARPVEELRDYALNIHSHHAAQPVPHNFQIREFNQLAQALDQMVERLKAGAEELEIAWKESKSANQIKSQFLATTSHELRNPLNIIINCIRLVEDGLCDSREEEMDFLKRADETTIHLLGIINDLLDISKIEAGKLSVVNTPVDLRQILLEVINLQSVNVQQKGLQLKCELDSEPIPINADAAKLKQVLINVIGNATKFTDVGSITIATEIKSSNGISQVVVIVKDTGIGIDPTQQHKLFRPFVMVNGTTTRQFEGTGLGLAISRNLIELMGGSITLESTGLHQGTTLKITLPLIDISLLNVPKKNENIGDLGFSSGNEGAKASHYPSLQESGESSTLEIKKSVKIDVDKDKLMKFQVLLAKDTYEISISPQQTIVVSLPKAEVYANGTSER; this is encoded by the coding sequence ATGACTAATTTCCGCCAATCTTCCTTTCGTCGAATTTTAGTAACGAGAATATTGCTGCTGTTCGTTCCAGTTTTACTTGTAGGTGAGCTTGTAGCCTTAAATAAGGCGCGTTCTAGCATATTGGGAACCGCGCGTCAAAATTTAACTGAAAGCGCCATCAGTAAAGGGGAGAGAATTGGCGATGCGATCGCAATCTTAAAAGCTAATTTGCTGACTGTAAGCAAAACGACAGTGATTCCGGCGAGTTCTCCCATAAAAGAGCAAGAAATTCTCACACAGTTAAAGCAACAACTTCCAGCTAATATTGAGTGTATCCAATTAAAAAATCTCCTCAACCAGAAAGTAATTGCTAGTGGCTGTGGCGATGAACCAATTGGAGAGTTAATATTTCCTTTGCCTAGTGACGGAATTGATGTTAAACCAATCTTCCCGCCAAAAGCAGGAATAACTGGAAAAAGAAACGCACAAAATCAACTACAAGTAGTGTTATCTGCGCCAGTTTCCGATAGCAAGAACAATTCAAATTATAGCTTAAGTATTCAGTCTTCATTGTATCAACAAACCAAAAATCCGCCGGGATCGCTAACAGGCGCTATGGTAGTGATTGCTGAAGACGGCACAATTTTGGCGCACCCATTCACAGACTGGGTGGGAACTAATATCAATCAGCACCCAAATGCTTCCCAACTCAAGAGCATAATTAAAAATGCCATTGGGGGACGAAACGATTCAATCAATTTGTCTTTTACAGAGGGGAAAGAATTAGTAGCTGGCTATACGGCTATTGCAAATCCACTCACCCAACAGCAGCAGCAAAAATGGATCGTTTTAGCTATCACCAGTGTTGATAATGCGCTTTTTGGTTTACAGGAAATCAAACTAATTCTCATCGTTTTGACAGTTGGTTTGATTGGCGCAAGTTTATTAGCATCTCTATATTTAGCTCCTTACTTAGCACGTCCTGTAGAAGAATTGCGAGATTACGCTCTAAATATTCACTCTCACCATGCAGCACAACCGGTTCCGCACAATTTCCAAATCCGGGAATTCAATCAACTAGCCCAAGCATTAGACCAAATGGTAGAACGGCTCAAAGCTGGTGCAGAAGAACTAGAAATAGCTTGGAAGGAATCAAAAAGCGCGAATCAAATCAAAAGCCAGTTTTTAGCGACGACTTCCCATGAATTGAGAAACCCATTAAATATTATTATTAACTGCATTCGCCTCGTTGAAGATGGCTTATGTGATAGCCGGGAAGAAGAAATGGACTTCCTCAAACGTGCCGATGAAACAACGATTCACTTGCTAGGTATTATTAACGATTTACTCGATATTTCTAAAATCGAAGCAGGGAAGCTTTCAGTTGTCAATACACCTGTTGACCTCCGACAAATATTGTTAGAGGTGATTAATTTACAATCAGTTAATGTTCAACAAAAAGGCTTGCAATTGAAATGTGAGTTAGATTCCGAACCGATACCAATTAATGCAGATGCGGCAAAACTGAAGCAGGTGTTAATTAATGTTATCGGCAACGCTACGAAGTTTACTGATGTAGGAAGCATTACTATTGCCACAGAAATTAAATCTAGTAATGGTATATCTCAAGTAGTAGTAATAGTTAAAGATACAGGTATAGGCATCGATCCAACTCAACAGCATAAACTATTTCGCCCCTTCGTAATGGTGAATGGTACAACCACGCGCCAATTTGAGGGTACTGGACTAGGATTAGCAATCTCACGAAACTTAATCGAACTCATGGGAGGGAGTATTACGCTTGAGAGTACAGGACTTCATCAAGGTACGACACTGAAAATTACTTTACCCTTAATTGATATCTCGCTATTAAATGTTCCCAAAAAAAATGAAAATATCGGGGATCTAGGATTTTCTTCTGGGAATGAGGGGGCAAAAGCAAGTCACTATCCTAGCCTACAAGAGTCTGGGGAAAGTTCTACTTTAGAGATCAAGAAATCTGTAAAAATAGATGTAGATAAAGATAAGTTGATGAAGTTTCAGGTGTTACTTGCAAAGGATACTTACGAGATTAGTATTTCACCGCAGCAAACTATTGTGGTAAGTCTTCCAAAAGCAGAAGTTTACGCAAATGGGACTTCTGAAAGGTAA
- a CDS encoding serine protease has protein sequence MHNRIFTTLFLTLSLATTPQFVVAQNNIEQLFKQGDAAETLGNNSQAETIWRKVLQIEPNNGKAYNNLGNALRREGKLEEALAAHQKALQINPSDAEAYVGIGNVLNAQGKLEDAIASHNKALQLNPNLAIAYNGLGNALSNQKKSDAAIAAYQKAIQLNPNYAIAYYNLGIVLRQQKKSDAAVAAFQKAIQLNPNFAIAYYNLGKALGEQKKFDAAAAAFQKAIQLNPSDSDTYVFLGYALYAQKKFDAAVAAFQKAIQLNPNDSDTYNYLGDALSYQKKFDAAVAAFQKAIQLNPNNSDTYNNLGDALSYQKKFDVAVAAYQKAIQLNPNDAIAYSNLGKALGEQKKLDAAVAAFQKAIQLNPNDATAYIFWGVLLAQNNKLDASVAILQKALKLPENIITSPNKNTSARNILGLVFKLQGKLKEAIAEFDKAEEIDPHFIYSNNNNREAHRLWTEQQNKLASVEDDRQWLPKNDPTVPVKRSVVSITANFPLSIDRQGTEIGTGIIIQREGDRTLILTNRHVIFDGDEQGKNIQVEFFSSPPPNRVRMRRDAKLLNMTSVDEQLDLAVLEVSGNLPEDIQPLPISKTSITPKMPIRIIGHSAQRGEDKSWSMQSGQISYQNQRLEISQTALKPGYSGSPVLDSQNRLLGIVFARKTVEDRDLAYPLSEIQKQLSAWNINQTR, from the coding sequence ATGCACAACCGTATATTTACTACTTTATTTTTAACCCTATCTCTAGCTACCACACCCCAGTTTGTAGTAGCTCAAAACAATATTGAACAGCTATTTAAACAAGGCGACGCTGCCGAAACACTTGGTAATAACTCCCAAGCAGAGACAATTTGGCGGAAAGTTTTACAAATTGAACCCAATAATGGCAAAGCTTATAACAATTTGGGTAATGCTTTGCGGCGAGAGGGGAAACTAGAGGAAGCCTTAGCCGCGCATCAGAAAGCGTTACAAATCAATCCTAGTGATGCCGAAGCTTACGTTGGTATAGGCAATGTGCTAAATGCTCAAGGGAAATTAGAGGATGCGATCGCATCTCACAATAAAGCCTTGCAACTCAACCCTAACTTGGCTATTGCTTACAACGGTCTGGGTAATGCGCTCAGTAACCAGAAGAAATCAGATGCAGCAATTGCCGCCTACCAAAAAGCAATTCAACTTAACCCTAACTATGCTATTGCTTATTACAATCTCGGCATTGTCCTAAGACAGCAGAAGAAATCAGATGCAGCAGTTGCCGCCTTCCAAAAAGCAATTCAACTCAACCCCAACTTTGCTATTGCTTACTACAATCTCGGCAAAGCCCTGGGAGAGCAGAAGAAATTCGATGCAGCAGCGGCCGCCTTCCAAAAAGCAATTCAACTTAACCCCAGCGATTCTGATACTTACGTCTTTTTGGGCTATGCCCTGTATGCACAGAAGAAATTCGATGCAGCAGTTGCCGCTTTCCAAAAAGCAATTCAACTCAACCCCAACGATTCTGATACCTACAACTATCTCGGTGATGCCCTAAGTTATCAGAAGAAATTCGATGCAGCAGTGGCCGCCTTCCAAAAAGCAATTCAACTCAACCCCAACAATTCTGATACCTACAACAATCTCGGTGATGCCCTAAGTTATCAGAAGAAATTCGATGTAGCAGTTGCCGCCTACCAAAAAGCAATTCAACTCAACCCCAACGATGCTATTGCTTACAGCAATCTCGGCAAAGCCTTGGGAGAGCAGAAGAAATTAGATGCAGCAGTGGCCGCCTTCCAAAAAGCAATTCAACTTAACCCCAACGATGCTACTGCTTACATCTTTTGGGGCGTGTTGCTAGCACAAAATAATAAATTAGATGCCTCTGTAGCCATCCTTCAAAAAGCCTTAAAATTACCAGAAAATATTATAACTTCCCCAAATAAAAATACTTCCGCTCGTAATATTTTGGGTTTAGTATTCAAATTACAAGGAAAACTAAAAGAAGCTATTGCAGAGTTTGACAAGGCAGAAGAGATTGACCCCCATTTTATCTATTCCAATAACAACAATAGAGAAGCACATCGATTATGGACAGAGCAACAAAATAAACTAGCCAGTGTAGAAGACGATCGCCAATGGTTGCCTAAGAACGATCCAACTGTACCCGTTAAGCGTTCTGTGGTAAGCATCACTGCGAATTTTCCTCTGAGTATTGATCGCCAGGGAACAGAGATCGGCACTGGTATAATAATTCAGCGAGAAGGCGATCGCACATTAATTCTCACTAATCGCCATGTCATTTTTGATGGCGATGAACAGGGTAAAAATATTCAAGTAGAATTTTTCAGTTCACCGCCACCCAACCGAGTGCGAATGCGGCGAGATGCCAAGCTGCTTAATATGACTTCTGTTGACGAACAACTCGATTTAGCCGTTTTAGAAGTTAGTGGTAATCTACCAGAAGATATCCAACCCTTACCCATTTCCAAAACTTCCATCACCCCAAAAATGCCGATTCGCATTATTGGTCATTCTGCTCAAAGAGGAGAAGATAAATCTTGGTCTATGCAATCAGGACAAATCAGCTATCAAAACCAGCGATTAGAAATATCTCAAACCGCACTCAAACCTGGTTATTCTGGTAGTCCTGTACTTGACTCGCAAAATCGGCTTTTAGGCATCGTCTTTGCCCGAAAAACAGTTGAAGACCGAGATTTAGCTTATCCCCTGTCTGAGATTCAAAAACAACTGTCCGCTTGGAATATTAATCAGACGCGATGA
- a CDS encoding Gfo/Idh/MocA family protein yields MTNQIKIAVIGVGRWGVNLLRNFLAHPQVVVVAVVDPHPERLATVKQQFNLDDDVVLTTQWEDLKKVPGLTGVAIATPAITHYALIKDALQNGYHVLAEKPLTLDPAECRELCQLAEQHHLILMVDHTYLFHPAVEEGQTVVQAGKLGDLRYGYATRTHLGPVRQDVDALWDLAIHDIAIFNAWLGQIPVKVQATGTVWLQGGVGEQGEQGEQGEQGEQGEQGEQGEQGEQGEQGRVTKNYYSSSSPQQGLADLVWVTLTYPDGFQAYIHLCWLNTDKQRRLGIVGSLGSLIFDEMLRSSPLTLLHGEFEQQGNHFIPVNQRQVVLELEPGEPLQRVCSTFVVSVINNTPSEVSSGWVGTQLVEILAALTVSLEQGGKPVFLNNSSRL; encoded by the coding sequence ATGACAAACCAAATTAAAATTGCTGTTATCGGAGTTGGGCGTTGGGGAGTGAATTTGCTGCGGAATTTTTTAGCACATCCCCAAGTAGTTGTAGTTGCTGTAGTAGATCCCCATCCAGAAAGATTAGCGACGGTAAAACAGCAGTTTAATTTAGATGATGATGTAGTATTAACAACCCAGTGGGAAGATTTAAAAAAAGTGCCGGGGTTGACAGGAGTTGCGATCGCAACTCCTGCTATCACTCACTATGCTTTAATTAAAGACGCTCTCCAAAACGGATACCATGTTTTAGCTGAAAAGCCCCTAACTCTTGACCCCGCAGAATGTCGGGAACTTTGCCAGTTAGCAGAGCAGCATCATTTAATACTCATGGTTGACCACACTTATTTATTTCACCCAGCAGTTGAGGAAGGGCAAACTGTAGTACAGGCGGGTAAATTAGGAGATTTACGCTATGGCTACGCGACACGCACCCATTTAGGGCCTGTCCGCCAAGATGTTGACGCGCTGTGGGACTTAGCGATTCACGATATTGCGATCTTTAACGCTTGGCTAGGTCAAATCCCTGTGAAAGTACAAGCAACAGGTACGGTGTGGCTACAGGGAGGAGTGGGGGAGCAGGGGGAGCAGGGGGAGCAGGGGGAGCAGGGGGAGCAGGGGGAGCAGGGGGAGCAGGGGGAGCAGGGGGAGCAGGGGGAGCAGGGGAGGGTAACAAAAAATTATTATTCTTCCTCATCCCCCCAGCAGGGACTTGCAGATCTGGTATGGGTAACACTGACATACCCAGATGGCTTTCAAGCTTATATTCATTTGTGCTGGCTAAATACCGATAAGCAGCGACGGCTGGGGATTGTAGGTAGCCTTGGTAGTTTGATTTTTGATGAAATGTTGCGATCGTCACCTCTAACGCTGCTACATGGCGAGTTTGAACAGCAGGGTAATCATTTTATTCCGGTAAATCAAAGGCAGGTAGTGCTGGAATTAGAACCAGGTGAACCATTGCAACGGGTTTGCTCCACCTTTGTTGTCTCTGTTATAAACAATACTCCCTCAGAGGTTTCGTCTGGCTGGGTAGGCACACAATTAGTAGAAATTCTTGCTGCATTAACGGTATCTCTTGAGCAAGGCGGCAAACCTGTTTTTCTTAACAACTCCTCTCGGCTGTAA
- the rnc gene encoding ribonuclease III — translation MPLAYPRRQRQLESLVQKFGLSLEAPIKWELLDLALTHPTVSDSANYEQLEFVGDAVVRLVSAVVLWENYPDCPVGDFAAIRSVLVSDRILAQLARGYGLELYLLVAGSATADKVGQESRLADAFEAVLGALYLSTQNLELIRSWLDPHFQELTTEIRLDPARLNYKAALQEWTQAQFKVLPEYRVVEISQPHRNQERFMAEVWLHGNKLGVGKGRSIKAAEQAAAKVAFLAIPKPENH, via the coding sequence ATGCCTCTTGCTTATCCACGCCGTCAACGGCAACTCGAAAGTTTAGTCCAAAAATTTGGTTTGTCGCTAGAAGCACCTATCAAGTGGGAACTGCTAGATTTAGCGCTCACTCATCCCACTGTTTCTGATTCTGCAAATTATGAACAGCTGGAATTTGTTGGCGATGCAGTGGTGCGGCTGGTGTCGGCTGTTGTGTTATGGGAAAATTATCCCGATTGTCCAGTGGGGGATTTTGCGGCAATTCGTTCGGTGTTGGTTAGCGATCGCATTCTCGCCCAATTGGCCAGAGGTTATGGTTTGGAGTTATACTTGTTAGTTGCCGGTAGTGCTACGGCTGATAAAGTTGGTCAAGAGTCACGACTAGCAGATGCCTTTGAAGCAGTTCTAGGTGCGCTTTATTTAAGCACTCAAAATCTGGAATTGATTCGTTCTTGGTTAGATCCCCACTTCCAAGAATTAACAACAGAAATTCGCCTCGATCCTGCCAGACTTAATTACAAAGCTGCTCTCCAAGAATGGACTCAGGCGCAATTTAAAGTTTTACCAGAATATCGAGTTGTGGAAATCAGTCAGCCGCACCGTAATCAAGAACGTTTTATGGCTGAAGTGTGGCTGCACGGAAACAAACTAGGAGTTGGTAAAGGGCGATCGATCAAAGCTGCTGAACAAGCCGCAGCTAAGGTAGCTTTTTTAGCAATCCCGAAACCGGAAAATCACTGA